Genomic DNA from Longimicrobium sp.:
TCCGCGACGACGGTGACGAGGACGTCGCGGATCTGTCCCGCCACCCCGCGAGGGATCACCCGGCGCACCTCGCGGGGATCGCGGCGCTCCAGCGTCTTGCCGTCGCGCCCGCGCACCTCGCGCACCAGGCGCGGCTCCATCAGCACGCCGCCATTGGCGAGGGCGCCATAGGCCAGTGCCAGCTGCAGCGGGGTTACCGACATCTCGTAGCCCGTCGCCAGCGAGGCGGCGGTGGGCTTGGACCAGCGGTCCGGGCGCGGCAGCCGCCCCGACGATTCCGCGGGGTACTCCACCCCCGTGGGCGTGCCGAACCCGAAGTCCCGCAGCATGCCGAACTGCTGCCCGGGGCTCAGCCGCGGGACGAACTTCACCATGCCGATGTTGCTGGACACGCGCAGCGCGTCGCGCAGCGTGAGCATGTCGTAGGCGTGCACGTCGGTGTGCACGCGGCCGTTGGGATCGGTCCACCGGCCGCCCTCGCCGTCCACGCTCTCGCCCAGCGTGGCCCTGCCCGTCGCCAGCAGCGTGCTCACGAACAGGGGCTTGGCCACGGACCCCGGCTCGTACGGCTCGATGAACGCGCCCACGCCCAGCGACCCACCCTGCCGCTTGGAGACGGCGGCCAGCACCTCGCCCGTGCGGGGATCCATCAGCAGCAGGTCGCCGCCGGCCGCGCCGGTGCTGTCGATGGCCGCGCCCAGCGCCGCGTCGGCGATCTCCTGCAGGTCGAAGTCGATGGACAGGTACACGTCGTTCCCATCCGTCGCCTGCACGACGGGGAGCGCGACGGAAGCCTCCTTGCGGCCCTTGCCGTCACGCCGCATGACCGAGTAGCCGTCGCGCCCGGCCAGCACCTCGTCCAGCGCCTGCTCCATGCCGCCCAGCGGCCGGCCGTCGCCGCTGATGCCGCCCAGCACCTCGCGTCCCACGCTGCCCTGGGGATAGAAGCGTTCCAGCCGCCGCTCCCAATGGAAGCCGCGCGGATCGCCGATCTCCCGGCGCTGCTCGGCCGTGAACCGTCCGGGGAGGACGACCCACTTGCGATCCTTGCTCGTCGCCCGGCGGGCGGCGCTTCGCCCCAGCTCCAGCACCTGGGCGAGCTGGCGGACGGCGGCGTCGCGGTCCGTCAGCTCGTTGGGGGCGATGGACAGGCGGAAGGTCTCGCGGGTGAGGGCAAGGGGCACTCCGTCGCGGTCGAAGATGGCGCCGCGGCGGGCGGCCAGGGGCACGCGCGCCTGCTGCTGCGCGGCCGCTTCGGCGCGCCACTTGTCGCCCTCGAACCCCTGCAGCTGCACCGAGCGGCCCACGATCAGCACCGCCGCGATGCCGATGGACACGATCAGCAGGCGGCGGCGGGCGCGCAGGCGCTCTTCGCTGTCCCAGGCCCCGGCGCGGCTCACTGGCCCTGCTCCATGGACGAGGCAGGGATGGGAAGCAGCACGACCTCGTCGTCGCGCGCCACGTGAAGCCCCAGCCGGCGCTCCGCGATGCGGGTGATGCGGGCGCGCGTCTGCAGTTCCTGGATGCGGTTGGTCCACTCCACCCGCTCGGCCTCGGCGAGGGAGATGTCGTTCTGCAGCTTCGCAAGCTCGCGCTGGCGGGCCACGCCCTCCGTCTGCCGCCAGACCACGGACGCCAGGCAGCCCGCGACGGCGCAGACGAGCACCGCGCGGCCCACCCACGCGCGGCGGCGGGCGCGGCGCTCGGCGCGGTCGCCCTGCGGCGCCTCCCAGCGGGCGGCGCGCTCAGCCTGGCGCGTGCGCGCCGGGCGCGGCATGGCGTCGGTGCTCACGCCGCCCTCCACCCGCGCAAACGGGCGCTGCGGGCGCGGGGGTTGGCCAGGGTTTCCTGCTCCGTGGCAGACATGGGCTTTCGGGTGATCGTCGTTCCCAGCGGCGTTCCGCGGCACTGGCACTGCACGAAGCCGGGCGGGCACACGCAGTCCAGGCTCCAGTCCCGGAAGGCGTTCTTCACCAGCCGGTCTTCCAGCGAGTGGTAGGCGAGCACCGCGAACACGCCCCCCGGCG
This window encodes:
- a CDS encoding penicillin-binding protein 2, whose translation is MSRAGAWDSEERLRARRRLLIVSIGIAAVLIVGRSVQLQGFEGDKWRAEAAAQQQARVPLAARRGAIFDRDGVPLALTRETFRLSIAPNELTDRDAAVRQLAQVLELGRSAARRATSKDRKWVVLPGRFTAEQRREIGDPRGFHWERRLERFYPQGSVGREVLGGISGDGRPLGGMEQALDEVLAGRDGYSVMRRDGKGRKEASVALPVVQATDGNDVYLSIDFDLQEIADAALGAAIDSTGAAGGDLLLMDPRTGEVLAAVSKRQGGSLGVGAFIEPYEPGSVAKPLFVSTLLATGRATLGESVDGEGGRWTDPNGRVHTDVHAYDMLTLRDALRVSSNIGMVKFVPRLSPGQQFGMLRDFGFGTPTGVEYPAESSGRLPRPDRWSKPTAASLATGYEMSVTPLQLALAYGALANGGVLMEPRLVREVRGRDGKTLERRDPREVRRVIPRGVAGQIRDVLVTVVADGTATRASLSTFEVAGKTGTARRTGANGRYEAGQYNSTFVGFFPARDPQLTILVRLDRPRGEYYGGLTAAPVTRETLQAILAARSPGLDR